The genome window TTCAGGTGGCTGCCGAGAAGGTATTGGCTAAGTTCGGTGTGGGCATTGAGCTGAAGACCCCCAAGATCCCTTACCGCGAGACGATCATGGTGCCGGCTAAAGCCGAGTATAAGCATAAGAAACAGACCGGCGGGCACGGCCAGTACGGTCATGTCATGCTGGAATTAGAACCTTTGCCCCGCGGTAGCGGACATGAATTCGTCGACAAGGTGGTGGGGGGGCGTATCCCCAAGAACTACATTCCGGCGGTAGAGAAAGGGGTTAACGAGGCGGTGCAGGAAGGGGTTCTGGCCCACTACCCGGTTACTGATGTCAGGATAACTGTGTATGATGGCAGTTTTCACCCGGTGGATTCTTCCGAAATCTGTTTTAAGATTGCCGGGGCGGGAGCGGTCAGGAACGGACTGTCCCAGGCGCAACCGGTCCTTCTTGAGCCGGTAATGAACATTACGGTGCGCGTCCCTGAAGACTATACCGGTGATATTATCGGAGACCTCAATACCAAGCGGGCCCAGGTGCAGGGGATGAACCCGGAAGATGGCACTAATGTTATTCAGGCGCAAGTGCCTCTGGCTGAAGTCTTGAATTACACGATAGACCTTAAGTCAATAACCCAGGGCAAGGGTAGTTTTGAGATGGAGTTCAGTCACTATCAGGAGACTCCCCAGCACATCGCCCAGAAGGTCGTCGCTGAGAAACAGGCCGAGAGAGTCTGATTTCGGCTGGTTTCAGTGTCCCGTAATCAGGATGTCATTCCGGATCCAGGGAACCCACTGCAAAATCTTAGATTTTGCAGTGGGTTATTCACCGCTTGTTCCCATAGCCGGTTGACAGTCTTATTTGGCCAGAAGTTCCTTGACCTTCTGAGTGAAGGCCGGGATGACCTGTTTCCAGTCGCCGACGATCCCGTAACGGGCTACTTTGAAGATGTTGGCCTCCGGGTCCTTGTTGATAGCGACAATGGTTTTAGCCCCGGAGCAGCCAGCCAGGTGCTGGCTGGAACCGGAGATGCCTATTGCCAGATAGAAATCCGGGGAGACGATCTTGCCGGTTAGCCCGACCTGTGCTGTATCCGGCATCCAGCCGCTATCACAGGCGGGACGGCTGGCGCCAACCGCCCCTTTGAGCGCTTCCGCCAGTTCGGTCAGCTTGGCAAAACCCTCAGCCCCACCGATGCCCCTGCCGCCGCTGACTATTACCGCCGCGTCTTCCAGTCTTATCCCTTCCACTTCTTCCTTCACCTTTTCCAGTACCTTGGTCCTGATAGCCGACGGGTCCAGACCGGCCTCAATCTTAACTACCTCCCCTTTACGGGAGGAATCAGGCACGGCGGGCGCCATTGCTTTGGCTCTGATGGTGGCTATCTGCGGGTCAGTATCATAGGTATAGACAGCCTGGGCGTTACCTCCGTATACCGGTTTGGTCTGCAGCAGGCGTTTCGTGTTAGGATCGACTTCTATCCCCACGCAGTCCAGGGTAGCGGCTGTGCCCAGGCGAAAAGCCAGCCTGGGCGCCAGGTCACGCCCGATGCCG of Dehalococcoidales bacterium contains these proteins:
- a CDS encoding electron transfer flavoprotein subunit alpha/FixB family protein, producing MSDNKGVMIYGEVTEGKISSIAAELLGCGRKTADDLGQELSVALLGSGVSDLAQEAIALGADKVYVVDDPLLADYQTDSYIVVMEKVAKQVMPQVILMGQTGIGRDLAPRLAFRLGTAATLDCVGIEVDPNTKRLLQTKPVYGGNAQAVYTYDTDPQIATIRAKAMAPAVPDSSRKGEVVKIEAGLDPSAIRTKVLEKVKEEVEGIRLEDAAVIVSGGRGIGGAEGFAKLTELAEALKGAVGASRPACDSGWMPDTAQVGLTGKIVSPDFYLAIGISGSSQHLAGCSGAKTIVAINKDPEANIFKVARYGIVGDWKQVIPAFTQKVKELLAK